The Opitutus sp. ER46 DNA window CCGAACTTGAAATGGCGCGGGCCGCCGCAGGGCTGGGTGGCCACGAACGGCGGCTGGGCGGGCGTGAGCCGGGCGTTGGCGGCGTCGAGCGCGTAGGTGAAGACCTTGTCGAGCCCGAGGTCGCAAACCATGACGAAGCGGTTGTCGGGGGAGATCGTCACCGAGTGGACGTGCGGCTTTTCCTGACGCTGCGGGTTGGGCCCGGTGCCGGCGTGGCGGATGATCTGGGGCGCGCCGAGCGTGCCGTCGGCGTGTATCGGCAAAGCGGCGACATAGCCGTCGCCGTAGTTGGCGGCGACGAGGGTCTTCTGAGTGGCGTCGATGGCGAGATGGCACGGGGCGCCGGCGGGTTCCTGAGCGCTGGCCGGGAGGGGCAGGGGCGTGAGGGCGCCGGTGGAAGGATCGATCGCGTACCCGGCGACGAGGGCCCTGGAGCCGTGGACGGCATAGAGGAACTTGCGGTCGGGCGACACGGTGACCCACGTCGGGCTGTCGATCTCGGCGACCAGCTGCGGCGCGCTCAACGCGCCGGTGGCGTCGTCCAGCCGGGCGGCGTAAATGCCGCGGCTGGTGCTGCGGGTGTAGGTGCCAAAGTAAATGAGATGCGAGGAATCCATAGCGGGCGCGGTACCGTGGAGGAAAAAGGCGCTGAGGCAAAGCGCGATGCGTGTCGCGAGACGGCGAAGTCGGGGGGAGCTCACGCGTCGGAAGATGTTCGTCGCGGCCCACATGGCGATGCCGTTTCTGCGCTGCGGCGGGCAGGACTGGGCCGCGCTTTCGGCGCCGGCGGGAGGGAATAATCGCCGGCGGGAAAGCGTGGGGTGGCGACGTGCCAGCTGATGGCGGATCCGCTGCTCGCTCGCCTTGTGGAGCGGCCACCGGCAAGATTCGCGGTAGGTGTGCCAAACGCTGCGCAGCCCCTTGCTGCCCAGTGTGGCACGCTTTCATTTCTTCCAACATGACCAAGGGTTTTCCTATTCTCACGCCGGAACAGGCCGCCGCACTGGTGAAGCACAACGAAACCGTTGGCTTCGGTGGTTTTACCGCTGCCGGTGCGTGCAAAGTAATCCCGCTCGCTCTCGCTGAGCGCGCCAAGGCCGAACATGCCGCCGGACGCCCCTTCAAGCTGGGCGTCCTGACTGGCGCCTCGACCGGCAAGTCGTTGGACGGCGCCCTCGCGGCCGCCGAGGCGATTGCCTGGCGCACGCCGTATCAATCCGACCCGACGCTCCGCAAGGCGATCAACGAGGGGAAGACCAAGTTCTTCGACCTGCACCTTTCCGCGGTGCAGCCGACCGTCCGCTCGGGCGTGCTCGGCAAGGTCAACTGGGCCATCGTCGAGGCGTCCCGCGTGACGCCCGAGGGTGAGATCACGCTCTCGACCTCGGTCGGCTGCTCCAACACCTACGTCCGCATGGCGGATCACGTGCTGATCGAGCTCAACGCCTATCATCCCGCCGAGCTCACCGGCTTCCACGATCTGTACGAGCCGGCCGATCCGCCGCATCGCCGCGAGATTCCGATCTACGCCCCGACCGATCGCGTCGGCTCGACCGTCATCAAGGTCGACCCGAAGAAGATCGCGGGCATCGTGCACACCAACAAGCCCGACGAGTCCGGCGGCTTCGACGCCCCCGATCCGGTGACCACCAAGATCGGTGAGAACGTCGCCAAGTTCCTCGTCGACGAGCTGCGTGTCGGCCGCATCCCGGCCTCGTTCCTTCCGCTGCAGTCCGGCGTGGGCAATATTGCCAACGCCGTGATCGGCGCGCTCGGCTCCAGTGCCGGCATCCCGCCGTTCATGATGTACACCGAGGTCATCCAGGACTCGGTCATCGACCTGATCGAGAAGGGCAAGTGCACCTTCGCCAGCGGCTGCTCGCTCACCGTCAGCCCGGCCAAGCTCCAGCAGATCTACAAGAACCTGGAGTACTATCGTTCGCGCATCGTGCTGCGCCCGCAGGAAATCTCGAACAGCCCCGAGCTGGTCCGCCGCCTCGGCCTGATCACGATCAACACCGCGATCGAGGTCGACCTGTTCGGCAACGTGAATTCGACGCACGTCATGGGCAAGGACCTCATGAACGGCATCGGCGGCTCGGGTGACTTCACCCGCAACGCGCACATTTCGATCTACACCTGCCCGTCGGTCGCCAAGAAGGGCGCGATCAGCACGATCGTGCCGTTCGTCACGCACCTCGATCACAGCGAGCACTCGGTGCAGGTTGTCGTGACTGAGCACGGCATCGCCGATCTCCGCGGCAAGGCGCCGCACGAGCGCGCGATGGCGATGATCGAGAACTGCGTCCACCCGGAGTACCGCCAGCTGATGAAGGATTACCTGACGATCTCCAACAAGGGCCACGTGCCGCAGACCCTGCAGAACGCCTTCGGCATGCACCAGGCGTTCCTCCAGACCGGCGACATGCGGAACACGAAGTGGCTGAGCTAAGCTGAGTCGCGTTCCCGTTTGGTTTTCGGCCGCGTGCGCCCCCCGGGCGCCGCGGCCTTTTTCGTGCCTGACTCCGGCCCCCGGCGGGGACTGGTCAGCTCAGGCTCGGCGTGAAGGGCGGCGTGCTCACCGAGCGCGGCGGCTGCCCGTCGATCAGGGCCGGCTGGTCCAGCGGCAGCTCGACGACGATCGTCGTGCCGATGCCCACCTCGCTCTTCACCGAGATGGTGCCGCGGTGCAGGGCGACGATCTTGTCGCTGATCGTCAGCCCGAGCCCAAACCCGCGCTTGTCGTCGCCGAACTGCTTCGTCGTGAAGTAGGGCTCAAAGATGTGCTGGCTGTGCTCCGGTGAGATGCCGGCGCCCTGGTCGCTGACGGTCAGCCGGATGGTGCCGCCGGCGCCGGGGCTGGCGGTGAGGTTGACCGCGGAACCCGGCACGGAGGCGTCCACCGCGTTGTTCGTCAGGTTCGCCAGCATGCGCTGGATGAGCACGACGTCGGCGGAGAACTCGTCGACGCCGTGGATGTCGGTGGTGATCGAAACGTTGCGGCGCGCTGCGCGGGAATGGGTGATCTCGACCACGAGCGCAAAGATCCGCTGCACGCGCACGCGCTGGAAATTGGGCGTGAGCCGGCGGGCGAAGAGCAGCGCCTCGTTGACGTAGTCGGTGATGATCGCGACCGAGCGCCGGGCGGCGGTGTGGACTTCCTCCTCGGCGGACCCGGGCGCGTAGCGGCCGGTGGTGTGGACGAGGAACGCAGAAATGGGCGTGATGAGGTTCTTCAGGTCGTGCGCCAGCCCGCGCGACATCATCGCGAGGTGGTCGACCTTGGTCTTGAGTCCCTCCTCGGCGATGAGCCGCGAGCGCACGAGGATGTTGTCGATGGTGGTCGCGATCTCGCGGACGCGCTCGACCTCGGGGTAGGTGAAGGGCCAGCGGTTGCGCTTCGCGCCCAGGACGATGGCGAGCGACGATTTGGGGCTGCCGGCGGGGACGGCGATGGCGAGGCTCAGCTGGTAGCGGCGGAAGAACTCCAGGAGTTCGCTTGTGCCCGCGGCGCCGGGCCCGCGGTCGAGCCCCTCGGGCGTGGCCCACACCATTTGGTGGAGGAGCATCAGGGCCGGGCTGTCGTGGCGCAGCTCCATGGCGTCGCCCGCGAGTGCGTCGCCCCGGTCAATCAGGAGCGTGGCGGAAGAGGCATCGAGCCGCAGTTCGAGTAACTTTTCGAGCTGGCGCACCAAGAGGGTGGTGTCGGGCTCCGTCCGGGCGAGTGAGGTGACCTCGTTGCGAATCGCCTCGAGGCGGTGGATGCCGCGCAGGTCGAGCCAGCGCCGCGTCTTCCGGTCGGCCCAGAGCACGACGGAGCTGCACACGACGATGCTGAGCAGGAGGTGCGCGGGCGGCGGCACGAAGGCATCGAGGATCGAGGTGCCAACCCAGGTGCCGACTGCGAGGAGGCACACCATGCAGACGCGCTGGCCGAGCGACACAAAGATCTGCCGCAGGTCGTACACGCGGTGAAACGTGAGGGCCCAGGCGCTCAGGATGTACGACGTCAGGATGAACGCGAAACTGACGTATTTCAGACCGGGGATGCGCACCAGGTTGCCGAGGCCGCTCACGAGCAGCATCAGCGGGAACGTGATCGCCGTGTTGAGCACGAGGAACTGCATCTCCACGCGGCGCACTCCGCGTTCGCGCTGCATCAGCCGGTAGATGTGCACGACCAGCAGCCACTCAAGGAGGAGATACAGGCCGTAGTAGAACGTGTAGGCGGGACCCCGCATCGGCCGCAGCGGGCTCGAACCCGCGGGCAGGTAGGCGTCGGTGAAACAGACGAGGCCGCTGGCGCATCCCAGCAGGAGGAACGGCATGGCTTGGCGGAAGGCCTGCCGGCGCGGCGTCGCGCGCACCGCTTCGCTCAGGAGGAAGACCATCCAGGGTACGAAGCCGGACGCGGCGCCGTTGATCTGGATCCAAACCAGTGGATTTGCGGACGGGTCGTAGGCGAACCGCGCGCCGACCAGCATCGCCTCGCCCACGCTCCACAGCCAGACGGTCACCACCAGCGTGACCAGGAAGTACATCTGGTTGGCGAACCGACTCGGGTTGGTTCCGAGCACCGCGAAACCGACGCCGAGGCAGAAGGTCGCGATGACGAAGATGGTGATGATCATGCCAGGAGGCGCCGGTACGTGACGAGATAACGCCGGTGCTGCGTACTCGTCGAGAATTCCGTCGGCCTCACGCCGTCCAATCCATAGCAAACGCGCAGGCGGTCGCCTCGCAGTTGATACACGCAGGGGATCGTGCAGCCCGCGTTCGGGCCGACATGGCCGTGCAGCGTCAGGGCGGCGGACTCGGCCGCGCCTTCCAGCTCAAACGCGCCGCGATCCACGACCTGGCCGCCGAAGATGGCCTGGTAGCGGCCGGCCAGAAACTCGATCGTGCTCTGCCGGGCGACCAGTTCCGGAGCGGCCTCGCCGGCCAGTTCGCCGCGCAGCATCTGCCACCGGCCTTCGATGGAGACGGACTCGGTCATGGGAGCCGGCGACGCGGGGTGGTGGCGCTCAGCGCTTCACCACGAACGGCGCGAAGAAGGCGGCCTGCGTGGGCGGGAAGCGGCCGCGCAGGTGCACCCCGTCGTCCTGCTGTTCCTCGGCCTGCACGTGCCCCACCTCGTGGAGCCGGGCGATGACGTCGTAGCGCGCATGGGGCACGACCAGTTCGGTCGACGTGTTGGCCTCGGCGATCAGTTCGAGACAGCGCTCCTCGAGCGCATCGAGGCCCTCGCGCGTGCGGGCGCTGACGAACAAGGCGTCGGGCACGAGCGCCCGCGCACGCTGCAGCATGGCCGGGGTGGCCGCGTCGATCTTGTTGAAAACCGTCAGAGTGGTCTTCTCCGCTGCGCCGAGTTCCTGGAGGACGGAGAGGGTCGTGGCGTGGTGCTGTTCGACGTTGGGGTTGGTCACGTCGAGCACGTGGACGAGGAAGTCGGCGACGATGACCTCCTCGAGCGTGGCCTTGAAGGCCTCGACGAGGTCGTGCGGCAGCCGGCGGATGAAGCCGACGGTATCCGTCACGAGCACCTTCTGGTTCCCGCGCAGGACGAGCTGGCGCGTGGTGGGGTCGAGGGTGGCGAAGAGCTTGTCGGCGGCGAGCACCTGTGCGCCCGTGAGGGTGTTGAGGAGCGTCGACTTGCCGGCGTTCGTGTAGCCGACGATCGAGCAGGTCGGCACGGGGATGCGCTGGCGTTTCCGGCGCTGGACGTCGCGCTGCTGGACGACATTCACGAGCTCGCGCTTCAAGTGTGCGATGCGGTCGCGCACGATGCGGCGGTCCTGCTCGAGCTGGGTTTCGCCTTCGCCGCCGAGGGCGCCCTTGCCGCGTTGCCGGGACAGGTGCGTCCAGGCGCGGGTCAGGCGGGGCAGGGAGTACTCCATGCGGGCGAGCGCGACCTGGAGGATGGCTTCGCGGGTCTGCGCGCGGTCGGCGAAGATCTCGAGGATAACCTCCTGGCGGTCGATGACGGCGAGGCCTGATTGCTCCTCCCAGTTGCGCTGCTGGGCCGGGGAGAGGGCCTTGTCGAAGATGATGACGTCGACCTCGTCGGCCTTGGCCAGCTCGATGATCTCGGCAGCCTTGCCGGACCCGAGCAGCATTGCCGGGTTGGCGTGCCGCAGCCGGACGAGAGTGGTCCGGGCGACGGTGATCCGGAGGTTTTCGACGAGCTCCTTGAGCTCGCCGAGCAGTTCGGCTCCTTCATCCGCCGCCATGTCGTCAGTTTGCACGCCGACCAGGAAGGCGCGCTGGAGGTTGGCGGGTTTGTCGGTAAGGAAGTCTGCCATGAAGGAGTCGGTTACCCAAGCGGGTCGGCTGGCCGAGTCAAACTAGCACCCGCCGGTGCGGAACGCAGCCTGGGGGAGGGGGCAACCCTTTGGAAAGCAGGTCCATAGCGGGCTTGTTTTCTTGGGGGATTCACCCTAGATTCCACGCCGGCCGGAGTGCGTTTAGGCTCGACTTTTCCGAGGAACCTCATTGGCTCCCAAACTTTTCCGCGAGCGGGCAACCGCCTGCCGCTCCGCCAATAACACATGACGAACAAACGAAATATTCCGTCGCGCCGCTTCATCAAGCCCTCCTTCAACTTTCTGATCGAAAAGAAGCGGGATGGCGGCGAGTTCACCCAGGAAGAAATTCGCTACATTATCGACAGCACGCTGGATGGCGAGATGCCGCAGCACCAGCTGGCGGCGCTGGCCATGGCGATCTACTTCTCCGGCATGTCCGCCCAGGAGACGGCGGACCTGACAGAGGAGATGATGCTCTCCGGTGAGGTCATCGACCTTTCACACATCGCCAAGCCGAAGATCGACAAGTACTCGACGGGCGGCGTGGGCGACAAGACGTCGCTCGTGCTGGTCCCCCTCGCGATGGCGAGCGGCGTGGTGGTTCCGATGATGTGCGGCGTCGAGCACGAATACCTGATCAGCACGCTCGACAAGCTGGCGGCCGTCCCCGGCTTCAAGGGCGCCCTCAGCAACGACCAGTTCTCCTCCCAGCTCGCGCGCATCGGCGGTGCGATCATCGCCCAGACCGAGGATCTCGCGCCGGCGGACGCCAAGCTTTACGAACTCCGCAAGGAGACCGGTACCATCCCGAGCCTGCCGCTGATCACGGGCAGCGTCCTTTCCAAGAAGCTCGCCGAGGGTTCCGAGGGCCTCGTGATCGACGTCAAGTGGGGCAACGGGTCCTTCATCAAGGACCTCGAACAGGCGAAGCAGCTTGCCCGCTCGATGACCCGCGTCGGCCGCTCGATGAAGCGCCGTTGCGTCGCCCTCGTGACCGACATGAACCAACCGCTTGGCGATACCGTCGGCACGGCGCTCGAGGTCAAGGAGGCGATCCAGCTCCTCAAGGGCGAAGGTCCTGAGGACATGAAGGAACTCGTCCTGAAGCTCGGCATGGAAATCGTCCGCCTCGCCGGCGTGGCGGGTTCGACGCTCTCGGCCAAGCAGACCGTCCAGCGCCACCTCACCGACGGCTCCGCCCTCGACAAGTTCAAGGAGCTGGTGAAGGCGCAGGGTGGTGACACCAGCTTCATCGATCATCCGGAGAAGTTCCCGCAGGCCCGCCACATTCGGAAGCTCCCGGCGCCGAAGCGCGGCTACGTGCATACCATCAGCGCGGCGATGATCGCCCGCGGCGTGCACCTGCTGGGCGCCGGCATCGAGCCGTCGACCGCTCCCGTGGGCAACCACGCCGGCCACGCCAACCACAATCACGCGAAGGTCGACTACTCGGTCGGCGTCTCGGAGATCAAGAAGGTCGGCACGCAGGTGAAGCAGGGCGAGCCGCTGATGATGATCCACTACAACGACGAGGCGAAGCTCGAGCAGGCCCTGGAGTACTTCAAGAACGCCTACCGGCTGGCGCCGAAGCGGCCTACGCCGCCGCCGCTCGTCGTCGAGCGCGTCGCCTGAGGTCATCCTCGATCTCTCTCTTCCGCCGACCGGCTCACCACCGGTCGGCTTTTTGTTGCCGCCCGCATGCGCTCGCACCATCCCGGGGGCGGCCAGCCGAGGCTTGCCGCAGTCGCGCGACTGCGCCCAATTGGGCCAATGCCAGAACCGCTGCCCATGGACAAAGCTCCGAAGACGCCTCCGCCGCCGATCGATCGGTCCGGGTGGACCCGTCCCTGGGCGCAGCTGAAGTACTTCACGTTCCAGCCCGCGATCTTCCCGCGGCTCCTCGGCCAGGTTTCGCCCGATGCCCGACCCGGCGACTGGGTTTCGGTGTACGACAAGAGCGGCGAGCGCATGGGCGCCGGGCTGTTCAACCCCCGGGCGAAGATTCCGCTCCGGGTCGTCGCACACGGCGGCGAGCCGATCGGCGAGGACTATTTCGAACTCGCGATCCGCCGTGCGGTGGAGCTGCGCCGCACCTTGTTCAAGCTCGACGAGGTCACTGACGCCTACCGCCTGATCAACTCGGACGGCGACGGCCTCAGCGGCCTGACGATCGACCGATACGCCGACACGCTGCTGTGCGAGGTGTACTCGCTGGGCATCGCGCAGCGGTTGCCGAAATGGCTCCCGCTGCTGCACGAACTGGCCGGGACGAAGTTCGCCCGCGTGCAGGTCGATCACGACCTCGGCAGTCTCGAGGGCATCAAGCCGTCGACGTTCAATGAGACCAATGCCGCGGCGCCGCGCACGGTGAAGATCCGCGAGCACGGGGTCCGCTACGAGGTGGACTTCGCCGAGGGACACAAGACCGGCTTCTTCTGCGACCAGCGCGAAAACCGGCGCAACGTGGCGCGGTTCACCCGCGATGCGCGCGTGCTCGACCTGTGCTGCTACACCGGCGGGTTTTCCCTCTGCGCCAAGGTTCTCGGCGGCGCGGCCGACGTGACCAGCGTTGACCTCGACGAGGCCGCGATCGCGCAGGCACGGCGCAATGCGAACCTTAACCAGGCACGGCTGAAGTTCGTGCATGCCGATGCCTTTGCCTACGCGCGCCAGATGCAGAGCAACGGGGAGAAGTGGGACGTCGTTGTCCTGGATCCGCCGAAGTTCATCTTTACGCGCGATGCCGCCGGCAACTGGGAGGGACGCCAGAAGTACGAGGATCTCAACCTGCTCGCGATCTCGTTGGTGAAGCCCGGTGGCGTGTTTATCACCTGCTCCTGCTCGGGCCTCCTGAGCCTCGAGGACTTTGAGCAGCACGTGATCAAGGCGGCGCATCGCCAGAACCGGCGCCTGCAGTTCTTCGATCGGACCGGCCCTGGGACGGATCACCCGGTGTATTCGAACTGCCTGGAGAGCCGGTACCTAAAGGTGCTCTGGTCCCGGGTGGTCTAGCGTCGCTGGAACCAGCTGGGAAAGCCGGTTCGCGGTTCCTGCCGCGGCCGCGGTAATAACCTGTCCACTCCGGGCTGGTACGTAGGGGATTGCGGCGAAGTTCGACATTGCGGCGACTCGACGTGGCTCCGCAAATCGTGTCCTGACCATGCTTCTTCCGTCTGCTCCCATCTTCCGCGTTTGCTGCCTGATGGGGATTCTCACTGGCGTCGTGGTGGCTGCGGGCGACCCCAAGCCGACGCCGCTCGGCATCACCCGCGAGCAGGTTATCGCGGTCCGGGGTGAGCCCAAGAGCCACATCGTGGCGGGCGATCGCGAGGTGCTCCTGTTTCCCGACGAGAGGGTGATTCTCCGCAACCAACGGGTCGTCGAGGTCGAGCCGGTTTACGCGGCCGCTGCCGCCACGCCGACGCCCGCAGCCGTAGCGCACGCGGAGGAATCCACTGCCGCTTCCGCCAACGTGTCCGACCCGGCCCAGACGGCGACGGTCGCCGAGGCCAACCCGACTTCGACTTCAGGCGTGCGCCGTGACGCGCCCGCGGTGCCACTGCCGCCCGAGGTGCAAATCAAGTCCGTTCGCCCGCCGACGCGGCACGCGGTTGCGCCGACGGACACCGCGCGTCCCGCGCCGGCAACGGCCACGCCAGCCGACAAGATCTCTGCGCCAACGAATCAGGCATCGGCGCCCGCCGTGGCTGCTACGGGCGCGACGGCGGCTCCCTTCGCTGCGCCGGCTAGCGCCGAAGCGACGCCGCCCGCGGCGACACCGCCCGTCGACGCTCCCGCCGCAACGGAAGCCTCTGCTCCGACGACGGCCGCGTCTGTCCCGGCCGATCCGGCCGCGGGCCGCACCGCGGCTGCCCCGACGGTCGCGCCCGCGGCAACGATTACCGCGCCGGCCACGCCCGCGGCGCATCCGGCGCCCGTGGCTGCCAACTCAGTGTCGACGGCGACGACAGCGGCGACTGCGGCGCCTACGCCGGCACGAGACTCTTCGTCGTGGCTGATCAGGACCGGCATCGTCGCGGCAATCGTCGGCTTCTTCGCCTACCTGTTTTGGGCGCGGCGCCAGCGGCAGTTGCTTCTCGCGGCGTCGGCGGTTTCGCGTTCCCCGTTTCCGATGGAGCCGGCTCCGGCGCGACCGGCGAGCCGCTTCTCCTCCGAGCTGCTCGAGCGCTTGGAATGGAAGGCGTTCGAGGAACTGGTTGCCGGCTACTACAACAAGACCGGCGTGGTCGCGACCCGCACGAAGCATGGGCCGCAGTCACCGGTGCACATTCGCATTTCCTGGAAAGGCGAGACTCGCCCCTTCGCCTGCGTCCAATGTGTGTCGCACGAGCCCGCCGCCATCGGTGCCTCGCGGGTCGAGGCGCTCGTCGCGGCCATCGAGTCTGAGGGCATTCGGCGCGGCTATCTCGTGACGACCGGAAGCTTTGCTGTGTCGGCGCGCGACTACGCCGAGGAAAAGCATGTGACGCTGCTCTCCGGCGAGGTGTTGCTTGAGAAACTGAATACGCTGCCCGACGCGGCTCGCGCCGATCTGCTGCAACTCGTCGCGGCGGGGGATGTGGCCACGCCGTCCTGCCCGCGATGCGAGACCAAGATGGTTGCAGCCGCGGTCGAACCTGGCGCGTGGCGCTGCCCGCAGTGCGGCGAGACGCAGCGTTCCTGAGCGACACAAAAAAGCCCGCGGCGTTTGCGGCCGCGGGCGGAAAGGGGAGGAGGGGGCGCTCAGGCGCGGCCGAGGTACGAACCGTCGGTCGTGTTCACGCGAATCACGTCGCCTTCCTTGATGAACAGCGGCACCTGGACAACCAGACCGGTTTCAACCTTGGCGGGCTTCTGGACGTTGCTCGCAGTGTCGCCCTTGATGCCGTCGGCCGACTCGATGACCTTCAGCGAGACCGTGCTCGGGAGGTCCACGGAGAGGGCGCGTTCGTCGACGAACAGCACGTCGACCTTGCCGCCCGGAGCGAGGAAGTTCTTCAGATCGCCGAGCTGCGTGGCCGTCAGCTCGATCTGCTCGAACGAGTTCGGGTCCATGAAGGCAAAGGTGTCGCGGTCGGCGTAGCTGAACTCCAGCGTCTTCTTGTCGGTCGGGAGGACCTCGATCGTATCGGTCGACGCGAAGCGCTGGTCGAGAGCTTTGCCGTAGCGCAGGTTACGCATCTTGATCTGGACGAAGGCCCGCAGATTCCCAGGCGTGCGGTGTTGCGTTTCCATGACGAGGTGAGGCTCGCCATTGAATTTGATGACTTGGCCTTTGCGGATGTCGTTGGCTGCGGGCATGACGTTGAGCGTATTCTGGCTGCGGATTGTTCGGTAGAAAACGAGTAGATTGGGCAGCCCGCTGGAAAGGTGTCAAGCCGCCGGGCGGCCGGGTCCGAAGTAGGGCCATTCCCGGCCGAAAGACTATCTGGTCTGCCATCGGTGCCAATCCGGGGCGCCGGCGCTCAGCTGGTTTCGCCCCGGCGCGCCCAGGGGCGAGTTCATGAGGCTCGCGGACGCTCCCGCCATTTCTTTGCCCGAGAGGCGGCCAAAGGATGCGCTTGCTCTCGACCGGCGGCGTTGCCGAAACTCCGCTGCCCATGAAACAACGAACCCTCGCGCGGGAAGTTTCCATCAAAGGTAGCGCGTTGCACACCGGTGATGCCGTCACCTTGACCATGAAGCCCGCGCCCGTGAATCACGGGATCGTCTTCCGCCGCATGGACCTGCACGGGACTCCCGAAGTGAAGCCCCGGGTCGACTTTGTGACGGACCTTGTCCGCGCCACGACCATCCAGTCCGGCCATGCCAAGGTCCACACCGTCGAGCACGTCCTCAGCGCCCTCCACGGCTGTGGCGTCGACAACGTGATCATTGAGATGGATGCCTCGGAGCCGCCGATCATGGACGGTTCGGCCCAGCCTTTCGTTAACCTCATCCTCCAAGGGGAGCCCATCGAGCAGGACGCCGAGCGGGAGTATTTCGCCCTCGATGTCCCGGTGTCCGTCACGCGCGGCAACCGCTCCATCATTGCCCTGCCGTTCGACGGCCTGAAGATTTCGTGCACGTCCGCCGACGATCGTGGCATCCACACGCAGCATCTTTCGCTCACGCTTGATCCCGAGGTATACAAGACGCAGATCGCGGCGGCGCGTACGTTCACAATCTACGAGGATATCGAGGAACTGCTGAAGCTGGGGAAGATCCGGGGCGGTTCGCTTGACTCGGCGATCGTCATCCGGGGCGACAAGATCCTCTCGAAGGAGCCGCTGCGGTTTAAGGACGAGTTTGTCCGTCACAAGATTCTCGATATCGTCGGCGACGTCTCGCTGCTCGGCATGCCGCTGAAGGCCCACATCGTGGCGACGCGTCCGGGCCATGCGATCAACGCGGAACTCACCAAGCTGCTGCTTGAGAAACTGCAGGAGCGGAAAGCCGGCGTGGCCAAGCGGGCTCCCGGCCCGACCACGGTCCTCGCGACCGAGACGACCCTCGATATCCGCCGCGTGCTGGACACGCTGCCTCACCGGTATCCGTTCCTGATGATCGACCGTGTGGTCGAGTTTCAGGGCCCCGATGCGCTCACGGCGTTGAAGAATGTCACCATCAACGAGCCCTTCTTCCAGGGCCACTATCCGGGCAATCCTGTGCTGCCCGGCGTGCTCCAGATCGAGGCGATGGCGCAAGCCGCTGGCATCCTCATGCTCCGCCGGATCTCCTCGGAGGGGAAGACGGCGCTGTTCATGAGCTGCGATAAGGTGAAGTTCCGCCGCGCCGTCCGCCCCGGCGACCAGCTCACGATCAACGTCAAGATGACCAAGAGTCGCGGCAACAAGATCGGGGTGGCGGAAGGCGAGTGCCTGGTGAACGGCCAGATCGTCTCTTCAGCCGAGCTGATGTTCGCGGTCGTGGACAACGCCGAAGTCGAGTAACCAAACCTGCTTCTCCGGTGCGCACTGGCACTGGCTTCGAGGCAAAACAGGAATTCGCATGACCTCTATTCATCCTACGGCGATCGTTGAGCCGGGGGCGCAGCTCGATTCCGACGTGGAAGTGGGCGCCTTCGCCTACGTCAGCGCCGGAGTGGTGCTCGGAGCGGGTACGCGGCTGCACCATCATTCCAGCGTCGAGGGCAACACGACCCTGGGCGCGGGCTGCGAGGTGTTCCCGTACGCGTGTATTGGCGGCAAGACCCAGGACTTGAAGTACAAGGGCGGCCGCCCCGGTCTGCGCGTGGGCGACCGCAATGTCTTCCGGGAGTACGTCACCGTCCACTGCGCGACGAACGACGGCGAGTTCACCGTCATCGGCAACCAGAACACCTTCCTGGCGAGCTCACACATCGCGCACGACTGCGTGCTCGGGAGCCGGATCGTCATGAGCAATGGCGCGGTCCTCGCGGGACATGTCCAGGTCGAGGATCACGTCGTGATCGGCGGCTACGGCGGCGTGCATCAGTTCTGCCGCATTGGCAGCTTCGCCATGG harbors:
- a CDS encoding thymidine phosphorylase, with translation MTNKRNIPSRRFIKPSFNFLIEKKRDGGEFTQEEIRYIIDSTLDGEMPQHQLAALAMAIYFSGMSAQETADLTEEMMLSGEVIDLSHIAKPKIDKYSTGGVGDKTSLVLVPLAMASGVVVPMMCGVEHEYLISTLDKLAAVPGFKGALSNDQFSSQLARIGGAIIAQTEDLAPADAKLYELRKETGTIPSLPLITGSVLSKKLAEGSEGLVIDVKWGNGSFIKDLEQAKQLARSMTRVGRSMKRRCVALVTDMNQPLGDTVGTALEVKEAIQLLKGEGPEDMKELVLKLGMEIVRLAGVAGSTLSAKQTVQRHLTDGSALDKFKELVKAQGGDTSFIDHPEKFPQARHIRKLPAPKRGYVHTISAAMIARGVHLLGAGIEPSTAPVGNHAGHANHNHAKVDYSVGVSEIKKVGTQVKQGEPLMMIHYNDEAKLEQALEYFKNAYRLAPKRPTPPPLVVERVA
- a CDS encoding class I SAM-dependent rRNA methyltransferase, with product MDKAPKTPPPPIDRSGWTRPWAQLKYFTFQPAIFPRLLGQVSPDARPGDWVSVYDKSGERMGAGLFNPRAKIPLRVVAHGGEPIGEDYFELAIRRAVELRRTLFKLDEVTDAYRLINSDGDGLSGLTIDRYADTLLCEVYSLGIAQRLPKWLPLLHELAGTKFARVQVDHDLGSLEGIKPSTFNETNAAAPRTVKIREHGVRYEVDFAEGHKTGFFCDQRENRRNVARFTRDARVLDLCCYTGGFSLCAKVLGGAADVTSVDLDEAAIAQARRNANLNQARLKFVHADAFAYARQMQSNGEKWDVVVLDPPKFIFTRDAAGNWEGRQKYEDLNLLAISLVKPGGVFITCSCSGLLSLEDFEQHVIKAAHRQNRRLQFFDRTGPGTDHPVYSNCLESRYLKVLWSRVV
- a CDS encoding restriction endonuclease; this encodes MLLPSAPIFRVCCLMGILTGVVVAAGDPKPTPLGITREQVIAVRGEPKSHIVAGDREVLLFPDERVILRNQRVVEVEPVYAAAAATPTPAAVAHAEESTAASANVSDPAQTATVAEANPTSTSGVRRDAPAVPLPPEVQIKSVRPPTRHAVAPTDTARPAPATATPADKISAPTNQASAPAVAATGATAAPFAAPASAEATPPAATPPVDAPAATEASAPTTAASVPADPAAGRTAAAPTVAPAATITAPATPAAHPAPVAANSVSTATTAATAAPTPARDSSSWLIRTGIVAAIVGFFAYLFWARRQRQLLLAASAVSRSPFPMEPAPARPASRFSSELLERLEWKAFEELVAGYYNKTGVVATRTKHGPQSPVHIRISWKGETRPFACVQCVSHEPAAIGASRVEALVAAIESEGIRRGYLVTTGSFAVSARDYAEEKHVTLLSGEVLLEKLNTLPDAARADLLQLVAAGDVATPSCPRCETKMVAAAVEPGAWRCPQCGETQRS
- the efp gene encoding elongation factor P, whose protein sequence is MPAANDIRKGQVIKFNGEPHLVMETQHRTPGNLRAFVQIKMRNLRYGKALDQRFASTDTIEVLPTDKKTLEFSYADRDTFAFMDPNSFEQIELTATQLGDLKNFLAPGGKVDVLFVDERALSVDLPSTVSLKVIESADGIKGDTASNVQKPAKVETGLVVQVPLFIKEGDVIRVNTTDGSYLGRA
- a CDS encoding bifunctional UDP-3-O-[3-hydroxymyristoyl] N-acetylglucosamine deacetylase/3-hydroxyacyl-ACP dehydratase, which encodes MKQRTLAREVSIKGSALHTGDAVTLTMKPAPVNHGIVFRRMDLHGTPEVKPRVDFVTDLVRATTIQSGHAKVHTVEHVLSALHGCGVDNVIIEMDASEPPIMDGSAQPFVNLILQGEPIEQDAEREYFALDVPVSVTRGNRSIIALPFDGLKISCTSADDRGIHTQHLSLTLDPEVYKTQIAAARTFTIYEDIEELLKLGKIRGGSLDSAIVIRGDKILSKEPLRFKDEFVRHKILDIVGDVSLLGMPLKAHIVATRPGHAINAELTKLLLEKLQERKAGVAKRAPGPTTVLATETTLDIRRVLDTLPHRYPFLMIDRVVEFQGPDALTALKNVTINEPFFQGHYPGNPVLPGVLQIEAMAQAAGILMLRRISSEGKTALFMSCDKVKFRRAVRPGDQLTINVKMTKSRGNKIGVAEGECLVNGQIVSSAELMFAVVDNAEVE